One part of the Sulfolobus tengchongensis genome encodes these proteins:
- a CDS encoding ATPase has protein sequence MEQDKYLQILRNSLEEKKSEILKNLNAEYERLLKSRLSQLDEVKRKVLKELS, from the coding sequence GTGGAGCAGGATAAATATTTGCAAATTTTAAGAAACTCATTAGAAGAGAAAAAGAGCGAAATTTTAAAAAATCTCAACGCTGAATATGAAAGATTATTAAAAAGTAGGCTTAGTCAACTAGATGAAGTGAAAAGAAAGGTTTTAAAGGAATTGTCATAA
- a CDS encoding ATP synthase subunit B — protein MLSVREFSNISMIKGPLVYVQGVTDASYNELVEIEMPNGERRRGLVIDSQLGIAIVQVFEGTTGVSPTGTKIRMLGRGLEVKISEEMLGRIFNPLGDPLDNGPPVIKGDKRDINGSPLNPAAREYPEEFIQTGISAIDGLNALLRGQKLPIFSGSGLPANVLAAQIAKQATVRGEESNFAVVFAAIGARYDDALFFRKFFEETGAINRVAMIVSLANEPPVMKTLTPKTALTLAEYLAFEQDMHVLAILIDMTNYCEALREISAAREEVPGRGGYPGYMYTDLATIYERAGKVIGKKGSITQMPILTMPNDDITHPIPDLTGYITEGQIVLDRALYNKGIYPPINVLMSLSRLAKDGIGEGKTRDDHKDVSNQLFAAYARAVDTRGLAAIIGEDSLSEVDRKYLLFGELFERKFVSQGVNENRDIETTLDIGWEILSVLPESELTNIKTQYIQKYHPNYRGKK, from the coding sequence ATGTTAAGCGTAAGAGAATTCTCCAACATATCTATGATTAAAGGTCCATTAGTATATGTTCAGGGTGTAACAGACGCATCATATAATGAACTAGTAGAAATAGAAATGCCAAATGGGGAGAGAAGAAGAGGACTAGTTATAGACTCACAATTAGGTATAGCTATAGTTCAAGTTTTCGAAGGAACCACTGGTGTTTCACCCACTGGAACTAAGATAAGAATGTTAGGAAGAGGATTGGAGGTAAAAATCTCAGAGGAGATGCTGGGACGTATATTCAATCCCTTAGGGGATCCATTAGATAATGGTCCTCCAGTGATTAAAGGAGATAAGAGAGATATAAACGGCTCACCCTTAAATCCTGCAGCTAGAGAATATCCGGAAGAGTTCATACAAACTGGAATCTCTGCAATAGATGGATTAAACGCATTACTAAGAGGGCAAAAATTGCCTATATTTAGTGGTAGTGGATTACCAGCTAATGTTTTAGCGGCACAAATTGCTAAACAAGCTACTGTCAGGGGTGAGGAAAGCAATTTTGCAGTAGTTTTCGCTGCAATAGGTGCAAGATACGATGACGCACTATTCTTCCGTAAGTTCTTTGAAGAAACTGGGGCTATTAATAGAGTCGCAATGATAGTTAGCTTAGCTAATGAACCACCTGTAATGAAAACGTTAACACCAAAGACAGCACTAACATTAGCTGAATATTTAGCATTTGAGCAAGATATGCACGTTTTAGCTATACTAATTGATATGACAAACTACTGCGAGGCGTTAAGAGAAATCAGCGCTGCTAGAGAGGAAGTTCCGGGTAGAGGTGGATATCCTGGATATATGTATACTGACTTAGCCACAATATATGAGAGAGCTGGAAAAGTAATAGGAAAGAAAGGCTCAATTACGCAGATGCCAATATTGACAATGCCCAACGATGATATCACCCACCCAATTCCAGATTTAACGGGGTATATAACTGAGGGACAAATAGTTCTTGATAGAGCATTATATAACAAGGGTATTTATCCACCCATTAACGTGTTAATGAGCCTATCGAGACTTGCAAAAGATGGAATAGGAGAAGGAAAGACAAGAGACGATCATAAAGATGTTTCAAATCAGTTATTCGCAGCTTATGCGAGAGCTGTTGATACAAGAGGATTAGCTGCAATAATAGGCGAGGATTCCTTATCAGAAGTCGACAGAAAATACCTATTATTTGGTGAGCTATTCGAGAGAAAATTTGTCAGTCAAGGAGTTAATGAGAACAGAGATATTGAGACCACATTAGATATAGGATGGGAAATCCTTTCGGTTCTACCAGAATCTGAGCTAACTAACATAAAGACGCAGTACATCCAGAAGTACCATCCAAACTATAGGGGTAAGAAATGA
- a CDS encoding PINc/VapC family ATPase, which produces MLDKSALLFGVSKYLEKGIITGNVLIHKSLLTQLENESNEGLVSAEIALDEVKKVKEVTERILVNFEIVGDDSKRGEVNEVTREYCTEKGCTIVTADEIQRKICEIMGLQYYFLQPVEQSLSFESFFDEETMSVHIKEDTVPRAKKGKPGNWKFVNLSDKPMFSLDVRRIANEIINAVRFIKGSFIEIERKGSLIIQLGNYRVVITRPPLSDGWEITITRPVVRKRLEEYNLDERLIKRLEERAEGIIIAGAPGMGKTTFAQALAEYYMRLGKIVKTIESPRDMHLPPEITQYSKNYAEIGELHDILLLSRPDYTVYDEMRNDEDFKLYVDLRLAGVGMIGVVHATSPIDAIHRFVNRVDIGTIPNILDTIIFIHSGNVSKVYTLEMTVKVPAGLKEADLARPVVEIKDLATGNTEYEIYVFGEQTMIVPVNRSMVMGNLEFKISKIVNSIIPNAMVRYEDGEYVIVIPREEIGKYNRKLVQRLKRLEKKNNIKIKIKLSD; this is translated from the coding sequence ATGTTGGACAAGAGTGCTCTATTATTTGGAGTCTCAAAGTATCTAGAAAAGGGAATAATAACTGGCAACGTTTTAATTCATAAATCGCTCTTAACTCAATTAGAAAATGAAAGTAATGAAGGTTTAGTTAGTGCCGAAATAGCTCTTGATGAAGTAAAAAAGGTAAAAGAGGTCACAGAAAGAATTCTAGTTAACTTTGAAATAGTAGGTGATGATTCAAAAAGAGGCGAAGTAAATGAAGTTACGCGTGAATATTGTACAGAAAAAGGATGTACAATAGTGACAGCCGATGAAATACAGAGAAAGATTTGTGAAATTATGGGGCTTCAGTATTATTTCTTGCAACCAGTAGAGCAGAGTCTGTCGTTTGAGAGTTTCTTTGATGAAGAGACCATGAGTGTTCACATAAAAGAGGATACGGTACCAAGAGCCAAAAAAGGTAAGCCAGGAAATTGGAAATTTGTAAATCTTTCAGATAAACCTATGTTTTCCCTTGATGTGAGGAGAATAGCAAATGAAATAATTAATGCGGTTAGGTTTATTAAAGGGTCATTTATAGAAATAGAAAGAAAGGGTTCTCTTATAATTCAATTAGGTAATTATAGGGTGGTTATAACTAGGCCTCCCTTAAGCGATGGATGGGAGATTACAATAACCAGACCAGTGGTAAGGAAGAGATTAGAGGAGTATAATCTGGATGAGAGGTTAATAAAAAGATTAGAAGAAAGAGCAGAGGGTATAATAATAGCTGGAGCACCGGGTATGGGTAAAACCACTTTTGCCCAAGCATTGGCTGAATACTATATGAGATTGGGAAAAATAGTAAAAACTATCGAATCGCCAAGAGATATGCATTTACCACCAGAAATAACGCAATACTCTAAAAACTACGCAGAAATTGGAGAGTTACACGATATACTGTTATTGAGTAGGCCCGATTATACCGTCTATGACGAGATGAGAAATGACGAAGATTTCAAGTTATATGTTGATCTTCGTTTAGCTGGAGTTGGAATGATAGGAGTAGTACATGCTACTTCGCCTATTGACGCGATTCATAGATTTGTAAATAGAGTCGATATAGGTACAATACCGAATATTCTAGATACTATAATTTTCATACATTCTGGTAATGTAAGCAAAGTTTATACTCTCGAAATGACTGTAAAAGTCCCTGCTGGGTTAAAAGAAGCTGATTTAGCTAGACCAGTTGTTGAAATAAAAGATCTAGCAACTGGAAATACTGAATATGAAATATATGTATTTGGAGAACAGACTATGATCGTTCCAGTAAATAGAAGTATGGTAATGGGTAACCTAGAATTCAAAATATCGAAAATCGTAAATAGTATCATACCTAACGCTATGGTAAGATATGAAGATGGGGAATATGTCATAGTAATACCCAGAGAAGAAATAGGGAAGTATAACAGGAAACTAGTTCAAAGACTAAAACGTTTAGAGAAGAAGAACAACATCAAAATAAAGATAAAATTATCAGATTAG
- a CDS encoding ATP synthase subunit A: MEKGRIVRVNGPLVVADNMRNAQMYEVVEVGELRLIGEITRIEGDRAFIQVYEDTSGIKPNEPVYRTGAPLSIELGPGLVGKIFDGLQRPLDSIRDVAKSPFIARGIKVPSIDRNKKWHFIPKVKKGDKIEGGDIIGTVNETALVEHRILVPPHVHGTLKEIVSEGDYTVEDTIAVVDMNGDEIPVKLMQRWPVRIPRPFKEKLEPTEPLLTGTRVLDTIFPIAKGGTAAIPGPFGSGKTVTLQSLAKWSEAKIVIYVGCGERGNEMTDELRQFPKLKDPWTGRPLLERTILVANTSNMPVAAREASIYVGVTMAEYFRDQGYDTLLVADSTSRWAEALRDLGGRMEEMPAEEGFPSYLPSRLAEYYERAGRVRTIGKPERFGSVTIASAVSPPGGDFTEPVTSQTLRFVKVFWPLDVSLAQARHYPAINWLQGFSAYVDLVANWWNTNVDPKWKEIRDMMVRTLIREDELRQIVRLVGPESLAEKDKLVLETARLIKEAFLKQNAYDDIDAFSSPQKQARIMRLIYLFNNYASKLVEKGIPVKKITDNLGSLLPEIIRSKATIKNDELNKYDELERRLITSFENLEKEAGV; the protein is encoded by the coding sequence ATGGAGAAGGGGAGAATAGTTAGAGTAAATGGACCTTTAGTAGTAGCTGACAACATGAGAAATGCCCAAATGTACGAAGTAGTAGAAGTTGGAGAGCTCAGATTAATTGGGGAAATAACCAGAATAGAAGGAGATAGAGCATTTATCCAAGTTTATGAGGATACTAGCGGAATAAAGCCAAATGAACCAGTATATAGGACTGGCGCACCACTATCAATAGAATTAGGTCCAGGATTAGTGGGAAAAATATTTGATGGATTACAAAGACCCCTAGATTCCATTAGGGATGTGGCAAAATCTCCATTTATAGCTAGAGGAATTAAAGTTCCTTCGATTGATAGAAATAAGAAATGGCACTTCATACCTAAAGTTAAAAAAGGAGATAAGATAGAAGGAGGAGATATAATTGGTACTGTAAACGAAACCGCATTGGTGGAACATAGAATTTTAGTACCTCCACACGTTCATGGAACATTGAAGGAAATAGTATCTGAAGGAGATTATACAGTAGAAGATACAATAGCGGTAGTTGATATGAATGGAGATGAGATACCAGTAAAATTAATGCAAAGATGGCCTGTTAGAATTCCGAGACCATTCAAAGAAAAATTAGAACCAACTGAACCATTACTAACTGGAACTAGAGTTCTAGATACAATATTCCCAATAGCCAAAGGTGGTACTGCAGCAATACCAGGGCCTTTCGGAAGTGGCAAAACTGTAACTTTGCAAAGTTTGGCTAAATGGAGTGAAGCGAAGATAGTGATTTACGTAGGATGCGGTGAAAGGGGTAACGAAATGACAGACGAGTTAAGGCAATTCCCTAAGCTTAAAGACCCTTGGACGGGAAGACCTTTATTGGAAAGGACTATATTAGTCGCTAATACTAGCAATATGCCGGTAGCCGCTAGAGAAGCAAGTATATATGTAGGAGTAACTATGGCAGAGTATTTCAGAGATCAAGGATATGATACTCTACTCGTTGCTGATTCAACCTCGAGATGGGCTGAGGCTTTAAGGGACTTAGGAGGTAGAATGGAAGAGATGCCCGCTGAAGAAGGGTTCCCAAGTTATTTGCCATCTAGGTTAGCAGAATATTACGAAAGAGCTGGAAGAGTTAGAACAATAGGAAAACCTGAAAGATTTGGTTCCGTTACCATAGCTTCTGCGGTTTCACCACCAGGTGGTGATTTCACTGAGCCAGTTACTAGTCAGACCTTAAGATTTGTGAAGGTCTTCTGGCCTTTAGATGTCTCATTAGCTCAAGCTAGACATTATCCAGCAATTAACTGGTTACAAGGATTCTCAGCTTACGTAGATTTGGTTGCAAATTGGTGGAATACTAATGTAGATCCAAAGTGGAAGGAAATAAGAGATATGATGGTGAGAACATTAATCAGAGAAGACGAGCTAAGGCAGATAGTTAGATTAGTAGGGCCAGAGTCATTAGCGGAAAAGGATAAATTAGTACTTGAGACAGCAAGGCTAATAAAAGAGGCGTTCTTGAAACAAAATGCTTATGACGATATAGATGCGTTCTCTTCTCCACAAAAGCAAGCTAGGATAATGAGACTAATTTACTTGTTCAATAACTATGCTAGCAAATTAGTAGAAAAGGGAATTCCAGTTAAGAAGATTACGGATAATTTAGGATCACTTTTACCAGAAATAATTAGATCAAAAGCTACAATTAAAAATGATGAGTTGAATAAATATGATGAGTTAGAGAGAAGATTAATTACCTCATTTGAGAATCTAGAAAAGGAGGCTGGTGTTTAA
- a CDS encoding V-type ATP synthase subunit E, giving the protein MEFEKLLDKSIEKVREEVKTELKKGLDEAQKLINDGHGKILQEYTQKINDLINKTKEEIEGEKARLEVENKRVLLSEKEYWINKVYERVLEKINNIIKTKEYKDAIENILSREIKEAGEGEKITIYCSPNDKPLIEKIVNKNKNAMVKVDEKMLGGIRIYYEGSGLTKDFSLKLILDQVFDSMRGKISDILFGGK; this is encoded by the coding sequence ATGGAATTCGAAAAATTACTTGATAAATCAATAGAGAAAGTTAGAGAAGAGGTAAAGACGGAGTTAAAGAAGGGTCTAGATGAGGCTCAAAAATTAATTAATGATGGACATGGCAAGATATTGCAGGAATATACCCAGAAAATAAATGATTTAATAAATAAGACAAAAGAGGAAATAGAAGGAGAAAAAGCCAGATTAGAAGTAGAGAATAAAAGAGTATTATTATCTGAAAAGGAATATTGGATAAATAAAGTTTATGAAAGGGTATTAGAGAAAATTAATAATATAATTAAAACCAAGGAGTACAAAGACGCTATAGAGAATATCCTAAGCAGAGAAATTAAAGAGGCTGGAGAAGGAGAAAAAATAACAATATATTGCTCCCCAAACGATAAACCATTAATCGAGAAGATAGTAAATAAAAACAAGAATGCTATGGTAAAAGTTGATGAAAAGATGTTAGGTGGTATAAGAATATATTACGAGGGAAGTGGGTTAACAAAAGATTTTTCATTAAAGCTTATCTTAGACCAGGTTTTTGATAGTATGAGGGGAAAGATCTCCGATATATTATTCGGAGGTAAATGA
- a CDS encoding 30S ribosomal protein S26e, with protein MPKKRENRGRRKGDKGHVGYIYCDQCGARVPEDKAVCVTKMYSPVDPSLASELEKKGAIIARYPVTKCYCINCAVFMGIVKIRAENERKQKARLT; from the coding sequence TTGCCTAAGAAGAGAGAGAATAGAGGAAGAAGAAAAGGAGATAAAGGTCACGTAGGTTACATTTATTGTGATCAGTGTGGAGCCAGAGTTCCAGAAGATAAGGCAGTGTGTGTAACTAAGATGTATAGTCCAGTAGACCCTTCACTAGCATCTGAGTTAGAGAAGAAGGGCGCTATTATAGCTAGATACCCAGTTACTAAGTGCTATTGTATAAACTGTGCAGTGTTTATGGGAATTGTTAAAATAAGAGCAGAAAACGAAAGAAAACAAAAGGCTCGTTTAACATAA
- the pdxS gene encoding pyridoxal 5'-phosphate synthase lyase subunit PdxS, whose protein sequence is MRLYELSFAQIEEFFYKLAEVKDIIKDNGLLEFLPELKSDSSIQIGTTRVKHAFPIFQKGGVVMDVTSVQQAQIAEEAGAVAVMVLDKLPYDVRKSGGVARMADPKIIEEVMNSITIPVMAKVRIGHYYEAKVLEALGVDMIDESEVLTPADEEHHINKWEFKVPFVNGARNLGEALRRIAEGASMIRTKGEAGTGNVSEAVKHMKIINSEIRSLISMEEEDRVKKAREYQVPYQIVELTAKLKRLPVVNFAAGGIATPADAALMMWLGADGIFVGSGIFKSQDPEERAKAVVLAAACWEYPEIVLEAQKMISEQKSMMGIDIKSLKPEELLQVRGL, encoded by the coding sequence ATGAGACTTTACGAGTTATCTTTTGCACAAATAGAGGAGTTTTTCTATAAATTAGCAGAAGTCAAGGATATTATAAAAGATAATGGGTTATTAGAATTCTTACCAGAGTTAAAATCTGATAGTAGCATACAGATTGGAACGACGAGAGTAAAACACGCATTTCCAATTTTCCAGAAAGGCGGTGTAGTAATGGATGTAACGAGTGTGCAACAGGCACAAATAGCGGAAGAAGCTGGTGCAGTAGCCGTAATGGTACTGGATAAATTACCTTATGATGTAAGAAAATCAGGCGGTGTTGCAAGGATGGCAGACCCTAAGATAATTGAAGAAGTAATGAATTCAATAACTATACCAGTAATGGCGAAGGTAAGAATAGGTCACTATTATGAGGCTAAAGTATTGGAAGCTTTAGGCGTAGATATGATAGATGAAAGTGAAGTGTTAACCCCAGCTGATGAGGAACATCATATAAATAAATGGGAATTTAAGGTACCATTTGTAAATGGAGCTAGAAACCTAGGTGAAGCATTACGAAGAATAGCAGAAGGAGCGTCAATGATAAGGACTAAGGGCGAAGCTGGGACTGGAAATGTAAGTGAAGCAGTTAAACACATGAAGATAATAAATAGTGAAATAAGGAGCTTAATAAGTATGGAAGAAGAAGATAGAGTAAAGAAAGCTAGGGAATATCAAGTTCCTTACCAAATAGTAGAACTCACTGCAAAACTTAAGAGATTGCCAGTAGTAAACTTCGCGGCGGGTGGAATTGCCACTCCTGCTGATGCCGCACTCATGATGTGGTTAGGGGCTGATGGAATATTTGTGGGTTCTGGTATATTTAAGAGTCAAGACCCAGAGGAAAGAGCTAAAGCAGTAGTATTAGCAGCTGCTTGCTGGGAATATCCTGAAATTGTCTTGGAAGCACAAAAAATGATAAGTGAACAAAAGAGCATGATGGGAATTGATATAAAATCATTAAAGCCAGAAGAATTATTGCAAGTGAGAGGATTATGA
- a CDS encoding V-type ATP synthase subunit D, translated as MSQKVLPTKINLIQFRRQLRLITVIKRLLENKREVLLLYLRTYANEYEKIYNEVNETMKKVYENYLQAVAAEGISNIEEIALSQKPSLEVNSSIKVIFGVKVPVIRLNKDSIPPKPFSDVETSPYLSESYEEMTEALNKVIELVELESTIRSLVSELRKTQRLINSIDNYILPFYRRSIKFIKQILEDRQREEFSRLKIIRRILQRRRESGAG; from the coding sequence ATGAGTCAAAAAGTTTTACCAACAAAAATAAATTTGATACAGTTTAGAAGACAGCTTAGATTAATTACTGTTATAAAAAGGTTATTAGAAAATAAGAGAGAGGTTTTACTTCTTTACTTAAGAACCTATGCTAACGAGTATGAGAAAATTTACAATGAAGTTAATGAAACCATGAAGAAAGTTTATGAGAATTATCTACAAGCCGTTGCAGCAGAAGGAATATCTAACATAGAGGAAATAGCGCTTTCACAAAAACCAAGTTTAGAGGTAAATAGTTCGATAAAAGTTATATTTGGAGTAAAAGTGCCCGTGATCAGATTAAACAAGGACTCAATACCACCAAAACCCTTTAGTGACGTAGAAACCTCTCCCTATCTGTCTGAGTCCTATGAGGAGATGACTGAAGCTTTAAATAAGGTTATCGAGTTGGTTGAATTAGAATCAACAATAAGGTCACTAGTTTCTGAATTAAGAAAAACTCAACGGCTTATTAACTCCATAGATAATTATATTTTGCCTTTCTATAGGAGATCTATAAAATTCATAAAACAAATTTTAGAAGATAGACAAAGAGAAGAGTTCTCTAGACTTAAAATTATAAGAAGAATCTTACAGAGGAGGAGAGAAAGTGGAGCAGGATAA
- the hjc gene encoding Holliday junction resolvase Hjc: MNAKKRKGTSVEREVVSKLREKGFAVLRAPASGSKRKDSVPDIVALKNGVIILIEMKSRKDGNKIYVKREQAEGIIEFAKKSGGLLFLGIKKPGILKFVPFEKLRRTETGNYVADIDMEGLDLEGLVRLAEAKVSKTLDNFL; encoded by the coding sequence GTGAATGCTAAAAAGAGGAAAGGTACAAGTGTAGAACGCGAGGTTGTAAGTAAATTAAGGGAAAAAGGGTTTGCAGTGCTAAGGGCACCAGCCAGTGGAAGTAAGAGAAAAGACTCTGTACCAGACATTGTAGCGCTAAAAAATGGTGTTATTATTCTCATTGAGATGAAAAGTAGAAAGGATGGCAACAAAATATACGTCAAGAGAGAGCAAGCTGAGGGAATAATCGAATTTGCAAAAAAGAGTGGTGGTCTCTTGTTTTTAGGCATAAAGAAACCTGGCATTCTAAAATTTGTTCCGTTCGAAAAACTAAGAAGGACCGAGACTGGAAATTACGTTGCTGATATAGATATGGAAGGTTTAGATTTAGAAGGTTTAGTGAGATTAGCAGAAGCTAAAGTAAGTAAAACATTGGATAATTTTCTCTAA
- the proS gene encoding proline--tRNA ligase, with the protein MQLTREKWSKNFSEWFEWVLREGEFYDYGRYPVKGMGVWMPYGFKLRQNVINLIRNLLDSTGHEEVLFPLLIPEDLLRRESTHIKGFENEVYWVTKGGNEDLDVKLALRPTSEVAITLMENLWIKSYKQLPKKYYQIVSVFRYETKATRPMIRLREITTFKEAHTVHETYEDAQRQVKEAIEIYKKIFDQLAIPYILSERPEWDRFAGALHTYAFDTIMPDGRVMQIGTVHHLGQNFSKALDFKIQKKDGSLDYPHQTSYGISDRAIASIVAIHGDDHGPVLPPTVAPIKVVIIPIPGKSEDETKRIIQYSLEICDILNKSGITCNADLDMDKTPGEKYYIWELKGVPIRIEIGPRELSSNTVFIKRRDNLKPYTIKREEIVSKVNEILDDIQESLRKRAWDDLKSKVKYSNDIEKIKETLEKDLGIIEVPWCGRNECGLKIEELTNARVLGYPTEEEREINDKCVVCKMDAKTVLRIAKTY; encoded by the coding sequence GTGCAGTTAACTAGAGAGAAATGGTCGAAAAATTTCAGCGAGTGGTTTGAGTGGGTACTAAGAGAAGGAGAATTTTACGATTATGGAAGATATCCGGTAAAAGGAATGGGAGTATGGATGCCATATGGATTTAAGCTAAGGCAAAATGTAATAAACCTTATCAGAAATCTTCTAGACTCTACCGGGCATGAGGAAGTATTGTTCCCACTTCTAATCCCAGAAGATCTGTTAAGAAGAGAAAGTACTCACATTAAGGGATTTGAAAACGAAGTATATTGGGTAACTAAAGGAGGAAATGAAGATTTAGATGTAAAGTTAGCATTAAGACCAACAAGTGAAGTTGCAATAACATTAATGGAGAACTTGTGGATAAAGAGCTATAAGCAGTTGCCTAAAAAATATTATCAGATAGTTAGTGTTTTTAGATACGAGACCAAGGCAACTAGACCAATGATAAGATTAAGGGAAATCACTACTTTCAAAGAAGCTCATACAGTTCATGAGACCTATGAAGACGCACAGAGGCAAGTTAAAGAAGCCATAGAAATCTATAAAAAGATCTTTGATCAGTTGGCAATTCCATATATCTTATCTGAGAGACCAGAATGGGATAGATTTGCTGGTGCACTCCATACTTATGCTTTTGATACTATTATGCCAGATGGTAGAGTAATGCAGATAGGTACAGTTCATCATCTTGGTCAGAATTTCAGTAAGGCATTAGATTTTAAGATACAGAAAAAAGATGGTAGTTTGGATTATCCACATCAAACAAGTTATGGAATTTCAGATAGGGCAATAGCGTCAATAGTTGCTATACATGGTGATGATCACGGTCCGGTCTTACCTCCAACTGTTGCTCCAATTAAGGTTGTAATTATACCAATTCCAGGAAAAAGCGAAGATGAAACTAAAAGGATAATACAATATTCTTTAGAAATCTGCGATATCTTAAACAAAAGTGGCATAACTTGTAATGCGGATTTAGATATGGATAAAACACCAGGGGAGAAGTATTATATCTGGGAACTTAAGGGCGTCCCAATTAGAATAGAAATAGGACCTAGAGAACTTTCCTCAAACACTGTATTTATAAAGAGAAGGGACAATCTAAAACCTTATACAATAAAGAGAGAGGAAATCGTTAGTAAGGTAAATGAAATTCTAGATGATATTCAAGAGAGTTTAAGAAAAAGAGCATGGGACGATCTAAAATCTAAAGTAAAATACTCTAATGATATAGAAAAAATTAAGGAAACCTTAGAGAAGGATCTCGGTATTATAGAGGTCCCATGGTGTGGAAGAAATGAATGTGGATTAAAAATTGAAGAGTTAACTAACGCGAGAGTATTGGGTTATCCTACTGAAGAAGAAAGAGAAATAAATGACAAATGCGTAGTATGTAAAATGGACGCAAAAACAGTTCTAAGGATTGCAAAAACTTATTAG
- a CDS encoding V-type ATP synthase subunit K (produces ATP from ADP in the presence of a proton gradient across the membrane; the K subunit is a nonenzymatic component which binds the dimeric form by interacting with the G and E subunits), with product MKRGTLVLSILLPILISSVIAAAQAPSETAQGFEGINIGAGLAVGLAAIGAGIAVGMAAAAGVGVLTERRDMFGTVLIFVAIGEGIAVYGILFAVLMLFGKF from the coding sequence ATGAAGAGAGGAACCCTGGTCTTAAGCATATTGTTACCAATACTAATAAGTAGTGTAATAGCTGCTGCACAAGCTCCATCAGAGACAGCACAAGGGTTTGAGGGTATAAATATCGGTGCTGGTTTAGCTGTAGGATTAGCCGCTATTGGTGCAGGTATAGCTGTAGGTATGGCTGCAGCTGCTGGTGTAGGTGTATTAACAGAAAGAAGAGACATGTTTGGTACGGTTTTAATTTTCGTAGCTATCGGTGAAGGAATAGCAGTATACGGAATACTATTCGCGGTCCTAATGTTATTCGGTAAGTTCTAA
- the pdxT gene encoding pyridoxal 5'-phosphate synthase glutaminase subunit PdxT — translation MRIGIIGYQGSFEEHYLQLKRAFDKLSLNGEIVQIKIPKDLKEIDGVIIPGGESTTIGLVAKRLGVLDDLKDKISSGLPVLGTCAGAIMLAKEVSDAKVGKTSQPLIGTMDINIIRNYYGRQRESFEANVDLSKIGMGRARFVFIRAPAITKTFGRAKSLAELNGITVLAQEDGMLATTFHPELSDTTVIHEYFLHIVKG, via the coding sequence ATGAGAATAGGGATAATAGGTTATCAAGGAAGTTTTGAGGAGCATTATTTGCAACTAAAAAGAGCTTTTGATAAGCTTTCATTAAATGGAGAGATCGTACAGATAAAGATTCCTAAAGATCTTAAAGAAATTGATGGCGTTATAATACCTGGTGGAGAAAGTACTACAATAGGTTTAGTGGCTAAGAGATTAGGAGTTCTAGATGATCTAAAAGATAAAATTTCCTCTGGTCTTCCAGTTTTAGGCACGTGCGCTGGTGCTATAATGCTAGCAAAGGAAGTAAGTGATGCAAAGGTAGGTAAAACTTCACAGCCACTAATTGGGACAATGGACATCAATATCATTAGAAATTATTATGGAAGACAAAGAGAAAGCTTTGAAGCTAATGTTGACTTATCAAAAATCGGAATGGGAAGGGCTAGATTTGTTTTCATTAGGGCCCCGGCAATAACAAAAACTTTTGGAAGAGCTAAAAGTCTAGCAGAGTTAAATGGCATAACAGTCCTAGCGCAAGAAGATGGTATGCTAGCAACAACGTTTCATCCAGAGTTGTCTGATACTACAGTTATCCACGAATACTTTTTACATATAGTTAAAGGGTAA